The following DNA comes from Paenibacillus sp..
ATTCACGAAAATCATTCTCGGCGATCCGATCGAGCTGTTCGACAAATTCGTCAGCGATTGGAAAAACCTCGGCGGGGACGACATTACGAAAGAGGTTAACGACTGGTACGCGAACCGGTAAACGAGAGGGAAGCGCCGCGGCGCCCGCCGACGGGCTTCCCTTTTATACATTCCGGAAAGGAGGACTGCCCCATGCTGGAGCGCATCCGGAGATCGCCGCATTGGCCGCTGCATCTGATGCTGCTGCCCGGCGTCGTTTTGGTGCTTGTTTACAGTTACGGACCGCTGCTCGGTCTCGTCATCGCGTTTCAACGGTTTTTGCCGGCCAAAGGCATTTTCGCGTCCCAATGGATCGGGCTCGATAATTTCGCTTACGTCTTGGAGCTGCCCGACTCGATGCGGGTGCTGTGGAATACGGTGCTCATCGCGTTTTTCAAAATCGTCGTCGGCTTCGTCGTTCCGGTCGTCGTCGCGCTGCTGCTGAATGAAGTGCGCAAGGAGGTTTTCAAACGAACCGTCCAAACGATGATCTATTTGCCGCACTTCCTGTCTTGGATTATTCTCGGGGGCATTTTGATCGACATTTTGTCGCCGTCGACCGGCATCGTCAACGCGTTCCTCGCGGGGCTGGGCGTCGAGCCGATTTTTTTCCTGGGGGACAACGCTTGGTTTCGGCCGGTGCTCGTCCTCTCCGACGTGTGGAAGGAGTTCGGTTTTAACACGATTGTATATTTGGCGGCGCTCACCGCGATCAACCCTTCCCTGTACGAAGCCGCCATCGTCGACGGCGCCGGCCGCTGGAAGCAGACGCTGCACATTACGCTGCCGGGCATGATGCCGATTATCGTGCTGACGCTGACGCTCAGCTTAGGCAATGTGCTGAACGCCGGGTTCGACCAAGTGTTCAATTTATACAGCCCTCAAGTGTACGAGACGGGGGACATCATCGATACGTTCGTGTACCGAATCGGCCTCGTGGACGCTCAATACGGGGTTGCGACCGCCGTCGGCCTATTCAAATCGGTCGTGTCGTTCGTTTTCATTTCGATTTCGTACTACCTCGCGTACAGGTTCGCGAATTACCGGATTTTCTAAGGTGAAGGAGGGGATGTTGTGGTTGAGCAACTCGGCTTCGGGCGGAGGCTGTTCCTGGCGGTCAATTACGCTCTGCTCGCCGCGCTCGCCCTGTTGTGCCTGCTGCCGCTCGTGCACGTGCTGGCCGTGTCGTTCAGCTCGAGCCACGCGGCGACGGCGGGACTCGTGAAGCTGTGGCCCGTCGATGTTACGCTCAGTTCGTACGAATTCGTGCTCGCCAAGCCGGCGTTCCTGAAATCGGTCGGCGTAACGCTGCAGCGGGTCCTGCTCGGCGTCGCGGTCAACATGCTGCTGACGATCCTGATCGCGTACCCGCTCGCGAAAGAAACGAACAAATTTCCGTACCGCACCGCATACGTCTGGTTTTTCGTCGTGACGATGCTGTTTCACGGCGGATTGATTCCGCTATATATGACCGTGAAATACACCGGCGTCATGAATACAATTTGGGCGCTCGTCCTTCCGGGAGCCGTGCCGGTATTCAACGTCGTGCTGCTGTTAAATTTTTTCCGCGGGCTGCCGAAGGAGCTTGAGGAGGCGGCGTTCATGGACGGCGCCGGCCATTGGACGACGCTGTGGCGCGTAATCGTTCCGCTGTCCGCGCCGGCGCTTGCGACCATTACGCTGTTCGCCACGGTCGGGCACTGGAATTCTTGGTTCGACGGTCTCATTTTCATGAATTCGCCGGAACGTTACCCGCTGCAGAGCTACCTGCAAACCGTCGTCATCAACCGGGATTTGGCGCTAATGTCGTCGACCGACTTGAAATCGCTGTCCGAAGTGAGCGACCGCACGGCGAAAGCGGCCCAAATTTTCCTCGGCGCGCTGCCGATTTTGCTGGTGTACCCGTTCCTTCAGCGGTTCTTTATGAAGGGCATCGTGCTCGGGAGCGTGAAGGAATAGGCGGAAAAACAAAGAGGCGGATCCGTCAGGATCTCGCCTCTTCGTTTACTTCCGGTACACCGTCGGGAAATGGTCCCCCGTCAGGATGTCGCCGGGATTCACTTGAACGTAGTCGTGCATCGGGTGGTTCGAGGCCGGCTCGTAGCGCGTGTGGCCGGGCATGTAGTGGACGGCGATCGCGCGGCGCTTTAGGGCGGAGCGGTTGTGCGGCGAGCCGTGCCAGGTGAGACAGTGATGGTAGCCGAC
Coding sequences within:
- a CDS encoding ABC transporter permease → MLERIRRSPHWPLHLMLLPGVVLVLVYSYGPLLGLVIAFQRFLPAKGIFASQWIGLDNFAYVLELPDSMRVLWNTVLIAFFKIVVGFVVPVVVALLLNEVRKEVFKRTVQTMIYLPHFLSWIILGGILIDILSPSTGIVNAFLAGLGVEPIFFLGDNAWFRPVLVLSDVWKEFGFNTIVYLAALTAINPSLYEAAIVDGAGRWKQTLHITLPGMMPIIVLTLTLSLGNVLNAGFDQVFNLYSPQVYETGDIIDTFVYRIGLVDAQYGVATAVGLFKSVVSFVFISISYYLAYRFANYRIF
- a CDS encoding carbohydrate ABC transporter permease; the protein is MVEQLGFGRRLFLAVNYALLAALALLCLLPLVHVLAVSFSSSHAATAGLVKLWPVDVTLSSYEFVLAKPAFLKSVGVTLQRVLLGVAVNMLLTILIAYPLAKETNKFPYRTAYVWFFVVTMLFHGGLIPLYMTVKYTGVMNTIWALVLPGAVPVFNVVLLLNFFRGLPKELEEAAFMDGAGHWTTLWRVIVPLSAPALATITLFATVGHWNSWFDGLIFMNSPERYPLQSYLQTVVINRDLALMSSTDLKSLSEVSDRTAKAAQIFLGALPILLVYPFLQRFFMKGIVLGSVKE